The Chryseobacterium glaciei DNA window AGTTTAATTTAACGGTAGATTCAAAATTCAATGTTTTGAGAGGTCTTACTATTTCTGTGAACCCTTATTTTTTCATCACTAAAAATTTCATTAATGAAGTTCCGGTTGGTATTAAAGGAACGATCAGAGGAGTATTTCCGGAGTGGCAATATCAACAGATCGATGCCAAAATGTATGGTGTAGATCTGGATGTTAATTGGAGACTTACGGATGATCTTACCTATGTTGGAAAAGGAAGTTATGTTCATGGACAGGACGAAACCAACAACGAACCGTTGATTTTAATGATGCCGCCGAATTTTTCGAATGCCATACAGTTCAAAAAAGAAAAATGGAATAATTTCTATTTTACGGTTGAAAATCAAACCTCTTTAAAACAGACAAGATTCCCGATTAGAAATGCTCCATTGGAAATTTATGTGGACGGACAATTGGTGGATAAGGAGATCGATTTCAGTACGCCGCCAAACGGATATTCACTTTGGAACATCCAAACGGGGATCAATATCAACAAAAATCTTTCTGCGGGGCTTATCGTGAACAATCTCTTCAACACTTCGTACAGAGATTATCTGAATCGTTTAAGATTCTTCGCGGATGAGGCAGGAAGAAACTTTATTTTAAATTTTAGATACAGATTCTAAAGTTTTCAAAAAATTATTTAATCAAAAATTTTACAATTTTAAAATTCTTAAAAATGAACAAACTATTCAATACTAAAAATATCATCAAATTATTAGCAATTTTATTCATTACGATCACTGTCGTTTCTTGTCAGAGAGACGGTTCGGCAGAGGAAGACGATTTACCTCAGGAAGAGCTTACCAATATTGTTTTGTTGGTTACTGAAGAGGGAACAACAAGTACATTGACGTATGATTATAGTATCGGAGCGGGAGGAATTCCTACAATTCCTTTGAAGGATGGGAAATCTTATACTGTTGTAGCAAAATTCAGAAACGGGAATGAAGATGCAACTCAGGAAATTATTGATGCTAAAAATGAGCATTTCCTGATATTTGATTTCCCTAAATCTAATATCACTGTTACCAGATTAGACGGGAATGATCTTAGAAATGACGGAAAAAGAGTAGGTCTGAGAACAAAATGGGACGTAGTGAAAGCTGTAGATTCTCCATCACCATTGTTGAAATTAACCCTTATCCATGCTCCTGAAAGTGTAAATGATACCAAATCCGGAACTGCTTGGGGAAGTGTAGTAGGTGGAGAAACAGATGCTGAGGCTACCTATAACCTTACCAACTAAATAATAATTTTCAAAATAAAACCACTGAAATTTTCAGTGGTTTGTTATTTATATATATTTGATGGCGAAGAATTTGTGTTTAATAGGATATTTTGATAAAAAATTCATATTTTTGCAACCTAAAATTTTAATCAATAATGAAGGTTACCGCACAAAACCATGATGATGTAAGTTCATTGCTTACAGTGACATTGGAAAAATCTGACTACAAAGAAAAAGTAGAGAAGCAGTTGATTAATTATGCTAAAAATGCGCAAGTTCCTGGATTCAGAAAGGGGAAAGTGCCTTTGAGTATGGTTAAAAAACAATATGAAGCAGGTATTGCATTCGAAGAAATCAACAAACAAGTTTCTGACGCTTTAAACGGCTATGTTAATGATAACAAATTAAGATTAGTTGGACAGCCTGTACCTCAGCCAGTAAACCAATTAGATTACAATGCTGATAAAATAGAAGTTGCTTTTGAAGTAGGGTACGAGCCTGAATTCTCAATAGATCTAGCTAAATATGAAGCACCTCACTACAAAGTAGAAGCTTCTGAAAAAGAAATCAACAAGAGCATTGAAAACATGCAGAAGCGTTTCGCTGAGCAGGTTCCTCAAGATAAAATCACTAAAGATTCTTACATCGCTTTAGAAATTTCTCAAGTTGTGGAAGAAGGTGCTGAAGGTGAGCACCACCACCAACCAAAGAATGTTACCATTACAGCTGAAAACAAAGAAGCTTTCAAATTGGTAAAAGCTTTGAAAATGGACGGATCTGTAAAGGTTTCTAAAGAAACTCTTGCTGGTGACGAAGAATTAGCTAAAGAATTAGGATTCAGCAAAGAAGAAGCTGAGCACTTACACCACAACGAAATTGAGGTTAAAGTAAAAGATTTCTATTCTTTAAACTTGGCTGAGCTTAACCAAGAGCTTTTCGATAAAGTTTACGGAGCTGATACGATCAAGTCTGAAGATGAGCTTAAAGCTAAAGTGAAGTCTGAATTAGACGAATATTTCCAACAAAATGCTGATGTACACTTTGTAAACAAAGTATTAGAGCAAATTACAGAGAAAGAAGAAGTAAAACTTCCTGAAACTTTCTTGGTAAAATGGTTGGTATTCTCTAACCAGAACATCCAGTCTGAAGAGCAGGCTAAAGAGATTCTTGAATCTGAGAAAAAACAATTAAGCTACCAGATCATCGAGGGTAAATTGATGTCTGATAACGAAATTCAGTTGGATTATGCTGATGTTTTAGCACAAGCTGAGCAATTAGTAAGAAACCAATTGGCTATCTACGGAATTCACCACCTAGGAGACGAGGAGATCCAAAAATATGCTGTTGAAATGTTGAAAGACCAAGAGCAGGTAAGACAAATCTCTTCTGAAGTTGCAATGACTAAATTGAAAGATGTAATTCTTGAAAAAGCATCTAAAAAAGAAACTGCAATCTCTCACGACGAGTTTTTAGAAGAACTTAAAAAATAATTTATTTTCTATAAATATTTTAAACCCACCAAGTTATTTTGGTGGGTTTTTGTTTGTGATGGTGTGGTATAATATTTGTAAGATCGTGTTCTTAATTAACACATGATGAAAATACTTATTCCTATTTTTTGTGCTGTACTTTTTTCGAGTTCAGTAGCTACACAGAACAGAACAATTCCCGTAAAGATTGAAGCTAAACAATCAAAGTTAACACCAAGAGATGTAATAGATAATTATCTAAAAGCACTCGGAGGAAGAGACAAACTTGAGGCTGTAAAATCTACTCTTACAGAAGCCGTAGTTCTTATTCAGGATAAAAATAATAAGATGGCAATTACTGCGAGTACTAAAAGAATGGGCAACAAATTCAAATTTGAACAATATGTATCGGGAAAGCCATTCACTCAGGTTTTTGATGGTGAAAGAGGGTATGCTGGTAAGGGAAATAGAAAAATAGATTTTCCTGCTGATAAAATTGCCGAGATGAAAAAAGGAAAAACTATTGAGGCATTGCAATTCGATCCTTCTAGTTTCAAAGCTATTGTTGTAGAAAAAGTCGATGGTAAAGATTATAATGTATTAACTTCAGATAAAGGAAGTTTCTATTTTGATGCTTCAACAGGCTTGTTATATAAATCAATTTTAAAAGAAGGAAATGCTGTTATTAAAAAATATATGACTGTTGATGGTATAAAGTTTCCATCTGAAATTGAAGTCGAAGGAGACGGACAAAAAGTAGTTTCCACAACAATTAATTTAGTTCTGAATCGTGCTTTTACTGACGCAGATTTTAAGTAATAAAAAATACATATTCAATAAATAAAAAACCACCAAATTATTTTGGTGGTTTTTTGTTTATCTTAATACTATTTGTTTACTTAAAACTATATGCTACAGAAGCCATAAAACCTCTATTAAAGATTTTTATTTTATTATGTTTGGAATCTTCATTGGTATAGCTATTGGCGTATTGAAATAGATCTAGGAATCCGTGGGTATATTTTAATTCGACTGCTAAGTTTTGTTTGATCTGATATTGCGCACCAATATTCACCCCAAAATCAAATTTTTGAAGATAATGACTTTCTTTTTCGTCGTTGGAAGGATCTCCATAAATACTTTTGTCTCTAAAAGTATTTCCGTTTTCATCTTTTCGTTTAATATTGGCGGCTATCAACGCACTTACATAAGGTCCGGCATATACCTGAATATTTTTTGATAATTGATACGTAAGGTTGGCAGGAACCACATCGATATAATACATCGTAAGTGTAGATTTATAAATTCCGTTAATAGAATCGCTAACATGAACGCCAGCTTTTCTTTGACTAAAGATTAATTCATGTCGAAGTCCTAATTTTTCATTAATTCGGGTGTCTACAAAACCTCCGATATGAAAGCCTGGTTGATAAGATGTTTTCTGATCGGCAAAAATGTAATCTCTTTCTTTTCCGTATAGATTGTACATATTGATGCCTGCTTTTATTCCCCATGAAACTGTATTGTTATCAGTAGAGGAAAGATCATTTTTGTTATTTTCTTCTAGCTGAGCATACGAAACCGAATAGATGAAAAATAATAGGAGTATGATGAATGCTTTTTTCATATAATTTGAATTTTAAAGTTTTGATTATGTACCATATATCTAAGATTTATTAAAAATTAATATCCCAGATTCCGGCTGTTCTTTCTAATTCTACTAAGGCTGCGGCAAACTCGTAATTCACTTCGTGGTAGTTTTGCTGGACTTCATTATAAGTCTTTTGGGCAGTTAATAATTCCAAAATGGAAGATTCGCCTCTTTTGTAGCTATAAATTTTGCCGTCCAGAATTGTTTTTGCTTCTTTTAATAATCCTGTATTAAACTGTTTAACCTGTTTTTGAGCAGCGATATAAGTAAAATAAGCTTGCGTTACTTCACTTTGAATTTCCAACTCGGTTTGTTTGTATTGTTGTTCTGATTGTTGCAACGTATATTTTGCAGCCAATAATTCTCCAGGTCTGTTATTAGAGAACTTCAACGGAATACTTACACCGACATTAATACCTGTTGTAGATGGAGTAGGCGCAATGGCATTACGAACATATGATGCATAACTTGCCCCTAATGATAATCCAAGATCTATGGCTCTGTTGGCCTTGGCTAATTTTAATACGCTGCTGGCAATACTTTTATTTTGTAAAGCTACTTTAAGGTCTGACCTGTTATTTTGAGCGGTAAGAATAAGTTCCTGCAGAGAAAAGTCACGATCGAAATCTGAAAAATCACCTTTGGGATCAATGAAAGCATCATTTTGAGATCTTCCTAGCAGTAAAGAGAGATTTGACAAAGATGCTTTCCATTTTGCTTCTGCTGCAAATACATCATTAAGCATTGTTCCGGCTTCTAATTTACTTTGGCGGGCATCAACTTCTGAAATAGCACCCAACTTAAAACGGATGTTATCCGATTCAGCCAATTGTTTCATCTGTTGATAAGAGGAAGATTGAACCTCCAACAGCAAACGGTTTTGGATTCCTGATAAAAAAGCGAGCGTAGCATCAGCACGCAGATTTCGGAAATAATCATCCAATAGTAAGTGAGCCAATTCTTTTTGATTTTTGGCAACATCTATTCGGGCTTTTCTTTTTCCGCCAAGTTCGAGCGTCCAAGTTAGTTCAGAGTTAAATCCATAGCCCATATTCATTCTTCTCTGTCCGTTATCTGCCCATCCGAAACCCAATTCAGGATTAGGAAATATACCGGCCGTCTGTATTTCTGCATCAGCGATATTCAAATTAAATTTCTCTGCTGAATACGCCAGATTATTTTTACCCACAAGACTCAAATAAGTGGGATAGTCTAAAGGTTGCTTGGCAAAAGCAGTATCAATAATTTGAGCATGTAAACTAGATATTGAACCTAAGATTATGATACCGAAAAATGATTTTATATATTTTTTCATTTTTTAATCTTTTTGTGTATTAAAATTTTGGCCCCACTTTCTTTCTATCAAATAATACAAAGCTGGTAAGGCAAAGAGTGTAATAATGGTAGAAAATAATAATCCGTAAACAATTACGGTAGCGAGAGGTCGCTGTACATCAGAACCAATTCCTGTCGCTAATGATGCAGGAAATAATCCCAATATAGCAACGGTAGCTGTCATCAAAACTGGACGAAAACGGTCTTTTGCGCCTTTTATGACAGCTTGTAATAAATCTATTCCTTCTTTTCTTAAATGATTAATGTGCGAGATCATCAAAACACCATTTTGAATAGCCACTCCAAAGAGGGCGATAAATCCTACGGCCGACGATACATTTAAGGTCATCCCTCGAATATTTAAGGCAAGCATTCCACCAAATAAAGCCAACGGAACAATACTGATTAACAGCCCGGCCTGACGAAATTCTCCAAACGCCGCGTACAATAAGATGAACATAATGGTTAATGCTAAAGGCACAATAAACGCCAATCTCGTATACGCTCTGTTTTGGTTTTCAAACTGGCCACCCCAGCTGATTGTATATTTGGAATGATCATACTTCACATTTTTTTCAATACTGCTTTGTGCTTCTTGAAGCAATGAATTAAGATCACGGTTTCTTACATTTAATTTTACGGTTAAATGTCTTTTATTCATTTCTCGGGTGATGGTACTTTCTCCGGTACTCAGTTTTATATCTGCTACCTGCGAGAGTGGAATTTTAGCTCCGGTTTCTGAGGTTAGCATCAGATTGGCAATTTTATCAGGCGTATTACGGCTGTCATCATTATATCGGCAGATGATGTCATAAACTTTATTTCCAATAAAAATTTGAGAAACGGCTTTCCCTCCGATGGCAACTTCTATTAATTCGGCAACCTTTGAAACATTCAATCCATATTGTGCAATTTTCTCTCTGTTGGCATGAATCTGAAGTTGAGGAAGCGGAGGTTCTTGATCAATGGCTAAATCAACTGCGCCTGGAACTTTTTTTAATGTTTTCATCACATCATCTGAAATTCTGCGGGTTTCTTTAAAATCAGCGCCATAGATTTTCACTACAAGTTCACTGTGGGCTCCTGAAATTTTATCCATTACGCCATCAATCATCGGTTGAGAAAAACCTACAGAATAGCCGGGTAGCTTCTTATATTCTTGAGAAAGTTCTTCAATAAGATCATTTTTAGTTTTCCCTGCTGGCCAGTCTTTATAAGGCTTTATTCCTACAGAAACTTCGAAATGTGATGCCGTCCACGGGTCGGTTCCATCATCATTACGGCCTGCTTGTACCATGATATAGGTAACTTCTTTGTGTTTCATTGTTCTTGCCCGAAGCGTATCACTCAATTCCTTAGATTTTTCAACCGAAATTCCGGAAGGCAATTGTACCTGCAGCCAAATGGAACCTTCATCTAAAGGAGGCAAGAAATCTTTGCCCACAAAATAGCTTAATGCTGCCGTTAACGATAAGATAATCCCTAATGGAATAAATACTTTTTTGGGCTGACTCATTATTTTCTGAATCCTGCTGTAGTAGATATTCGTTAATTTTTCGAGCCATTTGTTATGGTATATTTTCTGTGGCTTGCGGTAGATCATATAAGCCAATCCCGGAATTAACAATAAAGCAACTCCCAATGCGCCCAATAAAGCATAGCCTACCGTAAAAGCCATCGGTGTAAATAGTTTTTTCTCTACTCTTTCAAAAGCAAACAATGGAAGATAGGCGGTGATGATAATAATGGTGGCGAAGAAAATAGGTTTTGCTACCTCTGCAGCGATGTTGGCAATGCTTTTTTCCTTTAATTCTTCCTCTGGTTTTTTTTCTTTTTTCTTTAAAATAGCTTCCATCATAACGATCGCTCCATCTACAATAATCCCAAAATCGATGGCTCCTAATGAAAGTAAATTGGCTGGAATATTGGTGAAATGCATTAAAATAAAGGCAATTAATAAAGATAGCGGGATGGTAATAGCGACTAATAAAGCACCTCTCCAGCTTCCTAAAAAGATAATTAAGATCACAATAACCAATGCCACGCCTTCTAATAAGGTATGAGAAACGGTGTCAAGAGTCGTTTTTACAAGATCAGTTCTGTCTAGGAATGCATGTATTTTTACCCCTTCCGGAAGCTCGCCATTATTCAAATCTTTTATCGCTTGATGAACACCTTCCAATACAACAGAAGGGTTTTGTCCTTTAAGAAGCAAAACAATTCCTTCAATACTTTCAGAATAATTTCTTTTTCTGTCGCTATAGCCTAATGCGCCTTTTCTTTCGAGGTTACCATATTTTAATTTCCCAATGTCATTCAGGAAAATAGGAACGCCCTGTTCAGTTTTTACGACAATTTTCCCAAGATCTTCAAGGTTTTTTACAAGCCCGATTCCTCGGATCACATATCCCAGATCTCCTCTGGGAAGTACACTGCCTCCTGCATTGACATTATTTTCTTCAATGGTAGCAATCACTTTATCTAATGAAAGGTTATATTGCTCTAATTTTCTGGGATCAACTTCAATCTGAAATTGAGTTGTTATCCCACCGAAATTAGTGACATCCGCAACTCCCGACACTTGTTTGATGCGCGGAATGATTGTGAAGTTTTGAAGATCTGTTAATTGACGCAGATCATGATGGTCACTTTCTATAATATACCGGTAGACTTCTCCTACAGGCGAGGTGAGAGGATCAAGACCTGGCACGGCGCCATAAGGTAGTTCTACATCCCCAAGTCTCTCCGTAATACGTGCTCTGGCAAAATAATCATCTATACCATCATCGAAAACAATGGTAATCATTGATAATCCAAAGGTACTTTTGCTACGCATCACATGCATTCCCGGTAGCCCGTTTAAGGCACGTTCTACAGGAATGGTGATCTGTTGTTCTACTTCTTCTGCGGCTAATCCGGGAACCTGCGTTACGACCTGAGAGGTAACATCTGCAATATCCGGATAGGCCTCAACCGATAATTGTTTCCAAGAGTAATATCCAAAAAATCCTAACAGGAGAAAAAGGGTCGCCATAACCATGCGTTTTTTTATCGAAGTATTGATAAGTTTATTCATGTGATTTTTTTTAAACAGTTATTTAGCTTCCAATAAATAGATTCCACCGTTTGATACAATGGTTTCTCCTGCTTTTAGCCCTGATTTTACTACGATTTTTCCGTAAGAAGTTCCCTGAGTTACAATCTTTCTTTTTTGATATTTGTTTTTTCCTACTTCCACAAAGACAAACTCATCATCATTTTCCTGAAGGACTGCTTTTGAAGGAAGCAATATGGCGGATGAGGGAGCGTCGGTAAGATGTACGGTAGCATACATTCCCGGTTTTAGATCCCTGTTTTTGTTGTCACATTCTATTAATACTTCAATGCTTCGGGTTTCTTCGTTAACGATATCATTGATGTGATATACTTTACCGATGATTTTTTTGTCCGGGAAAGCATCTACATTCACCTCCACATTATCCAGTTTGTGGATAAATCGAATATCTTTTTCTTTTACCTGAGCCACTACCCAAACTTTCGAAAGCTCGGCTACGATCGCTACAGGTTCTGCATCTTCTTTTGAATAATTACCGATGACCATTTTGTTGATTACAACTTCTCCTGCGATAGGAGAGGTGATCACTAAAGGTTTTCCTAAACTTGCTTTTTCAGGATTTACATTGAAAATTTTTAAAGCGGCAGCGGCATTCAGCATTGCCGATCTTTTGATCTCATATTCGGTATTGGCTTCTTCTAATATACTTTTTACTCCCACGCCATGTTGGAAAAGATCTTGTTGGCGTCTTTTGGTTAATTCTGCTTGTTTTAATTCTTGCTTACTGTCGAAATATTCTTTTTGAGCAGTGGAATAATCAGGCGAACTGAATTCAAATATGGGAGAACCCGGTTGCACGGATTGTCCTAATCGAACAAAAGATTTTAAAATTCGTCCGGTAAAAGGAACTCTTATTTCCGCCAGATTGTTCGGGATAGATTTTACTGTTCCTGCGGTCGTTAATTTTAAATTAAAAGATTGTTCTGATGTTTTTAAAAGGCTCAAGCGGCTTTTAATACTTGATTTTTCAACAAGAGTAATGATCCCATTGCTCACCGTGTAATTCTTAGTGTTTTCCTGATCATCCTTGTCTTTACTTTCATTTTTACAAGAGTATAAGGCAAAAGGAATCACTGCAAATACGACAACAGTTTTAATGTTGCTGATGATTTTGACTAGGGTATTATTCATCATATTTTTAAATTTTATTTGATATAAATTAATTTTCCCAAAATGGGAGTTGATTAGAAAAAATGAAATGTTATTTTATGTTTATAGCCAGCTGTTGAACCTTTTGATAAACCAGTTTTTAACCAATTGGGTCAGTAAACAATACGATAAAAGTATTCCTACTAACCATGGGAAATAGCTTAAAGGCAGCGGCTGTAATTTGAGTCCGGCAGCAAAAGGTGAAAACGGAATTAAAATTCCAATGGCCATAATTAAAGAGGTCAGTGCAACCACCGGTGCAGAGGCCCAACTTTGAATAAATGGGATCTTGCGGGTTCTTATCATATGAATAATCAGTATCTGAGAAAGCAATCCTTCCACAAACCATCCACTTTGAAATAAAGTCTGATGTTCAGGGCTGTTCGCTTTAAAGAAATAATACATCACTGCATACGTGATAAAATCAAATATGGAACTTATCGGACCAATAAAAAGCATAAATCTTCTAACGTCTACTGCATCCCATTTTTTAGGTTTGGTTAAAAATTCTTCATCCATTTTATCCCAGGGAATGGAGATCTGAGAAACATCATACAATAAATTTTGTATCAAAAGATGCACAGGCAACATCGGAAGGAAAGGCAAAAAAGCACTGGCCCCCAACATACTGAACATATTTCCGAAGTTGCTGCTGGCGGTCATTTTGATGTATTTAATAATGTTTCCAAAGGTTCTTCTCCCGTAAATAACTCCTTTTCGAAGCACCATTAAATCTTTTTCCAACAGAATAATATCCGCGCTTTCTTTGGCAATATCTACGGCGGTATCTACACTGATTCCAACATCAGCTTGTTTCAAAGCGGCGGCATCATTAATTCCGTCTCCCATGAAACCTACCGTATGTCCCTTGTCTCGTAAGGCCTGTACAACCCTTACTTTTTGTAACGGATTTAGTTTTGCAAATACAGAGACTTGGTCTATTTGTTCTGTCAATGTTTCTTCCGACATTTCATCAAGCTCATGACCCTTGATAATATGATGAACCGGAATACCAACATCTTTACATATTTTTTGCGTAACGATCTCATTATCTCCTGTTAATACTTTCACCGTAACACCTAATTTCTGTAACGCTTCGATAGAAGGCTGTGCAGAAGGTTTAGCCGGATCCAGAAAGCCAATAAATCCGGTTAAGGTCATATTTTTTTCATCTTCAATAGAGTAAGTTAATGGATGAAAAGGATCAAACTCTCGGATGGCTACCAATAATACACGTAGTCCTTCTTCATTCATTTTTTTTGACGTGTTGAGAACGGTATTACGCATGGTATCGTCCATTTTAACGGCTACATCATTTTCAATATGAATGCTGCGGTCTTCTCCGGGATCAAAGGCATGACTGCATAATTCCAGCATTTCTTCTACGGCACCTTTACATATTAACAAATGTTTACCGTTGTGCATTTTAAGAATAACAGACATTCTTCTTCGTTGAAAGTCAAAAGGAATTTCATCAGCTTTAATGTATTGTTCGTCCGCTTTCAGATAGTCATGAAGTTCGATATGTTCCAGAATAGCTTTGTCCATTAAACTTTTTAATCCTGTTTGATGAAAACTGTTCAGATACGCCCATTTCAATACTTCATCATCTTCAACTCCAAGTACATTTAGGTGTTTTTCAAGAACAATTTTGTCGAGTGTTAAGGTTCCTGTTTTATCGGTGCAAAGAATATCCATTGCTCCTATATTTTGGATGGCATCCAATCTTTTTACAATAACTTTATGTTTACTCATGTTTACTGCTCCCTTGGCAAGATTGGCAGTAACAATCATGGGTAACATTTCAGGGGTTAATCCTATGGCTACGGCAACTGAGAATAATAAAGCTTCTAACCAATCGCCTTTTACAAATCCATTAATCAGGAAAATAACAGGAACCATGACAAGCATAAAACGAATCAGAAGAAAACTCAGTTTATTAATGCCTTTATCAAAAGCTGTTTCCGGTCTTTCAGTGGTAATTGATTTGCTGATGCTTCCAAAATAAGTGTATTTTCCTGTGGCTACAATTAAAGCGGTTGCAGAGCCACTTACCACGTTGGTTCCCATAAAGCAAAGATTATTAAGCTCAATGATCTGTTTTTTGTCTGCATCCCGAATCGGCAGGTGATTTTTTTCTACGGGAAGGGCTTCACCCGTCAACATACTTTCGCTAATGAAAAGGTCTTTGCTTTGCATAATGCGACAGTCAGCAGGAATCATATCTCCGGCAGAAAGGTGTATCACATCACCGGGTACCAATTCACTGATCGGGATTTCTTTTTTTTCTAAGAATTTACGTTTTACCGTAGCAGTAGTTTTCACCATGCTTTTTAGTTTGTCGGCAGCGCTGTTGCTTCGGAATTCCTGGATGAATCGCAACAGGGTGCTTATAAAGATCATTACCGAAATAACGATCACCGTTTTAAAATCGCGTTCTTCTTTTGCGGGTAGCCAGATATCAATGATAAATGAAACAATGGCAATGATAATTAATATATAGATAAATGGATTTAAAAATGATTTTAATAACTGCCGATACCATGCAGGTGCTTTTTGATGTTGTATTTCGTTGGTTCCAAAGGTTTGGATACGGTCATAAGCTGTTACCTCACTGATTCCCTCTTCGCTTGTTTCAAGCATCGCATAGATGAAATTCTCATTTTGTTTGGATGCATTTTGCAGCTTAGTGATGGTTCCTATATTCATTCCGTTGGATGTGATCGCAGAATGAAAAGGATTGGTTGCTTTAAAGTTTAGTTTCATAATAATAGAGTGTATTATTAAGTAAGAATTAGTATTGATTGTAGAAAATGAAAGGACAGAATAAAAGGGAAATCAATAGACAATAATTGAATAAGAGCGTCTACAAATCAGATTGTGTGCCTATGATTTCCCAACTGACTTTCGCTACTTTATCTTCTATTGTGAGCCTGCTGGCGGCTTTTTCTATTAAACTGTCTTGGGCAGTTAAGGTTGTGATAATGGTTGTAATGATGACACTTGACAAATCATCAGTGTCGTCGCTAGATAATGATTTCATCAGGAGTTTTTCATCATTTCCCAACATCTGTATGAGTAATACGCGGATATGATTTTCTACTTCAGGTTTACATTTAATAGTGAATAAATAATCGGTCTGTACAGAACTTGAGGTATGAAAACTCAATTTATTTAATAAAATACCTAAAGGTCTTAAGATGATATGAGAAAGCATAATAGCAGCTGTAACAATCGCGGCCTGACTGTATAATCCCATTCCGCATAATGTTCCTACTGCGGCAGAACACCAGATAGTGGCCGCAGTGTTGAGTCCATAAACGTTCAGTCCGTCTTTCATGATGACCCCGGCACCAAG harbors:
- a CDS encoding trigger factor, with translation MKVTAQNHDDVSSLLTVTLEKSDYKEKVEKQLINYAKNAQVPGFRKGKVPLSMVKKQYEAGIAFEEINKQVSDALNGYVNDNKLRLVGQPVPQPVNQLDYNADKIEVAFEVGYEPEFSIDLAKYEAPHYKVEASEKEINKSIENMQKRFAEQVPQDKITKDSYIALEISQVVEEGAEGEHHHQPKNVTITAENKEAFKLVKALKMDGSVKVSKETLAGDEELAKELGFSKEEAEHLHHNEIEVKVKDFYSLNLAELNQELFDKVYGADTIKSEDELKAKVKSELDEYFQQNADVHFVNKVLEQITEKEEVKLPETFLVKWLVFSNQNIQSEEQAKEILESEKKQLSYQIIEGKLMSDNEIQLDYADVLAQAEQLVRNQLAIYGIHHLGDEEIQKYAVEMLKDQEQVRQISSEVAMTKLKDVILEKASKKETAISHDEFLEELKK
- a CDS encoding porin family protein translates to MKKAFIILLLFFIYSVSYAQLEENNKNDLSSTDNNTVSWGIKAGINMYNLYGKERDYIFADQKTSYQPGFHIGGFVDTRINEKLGLRHELIFSQRKAGVHVSDSINGIYKSTLTMYYIDVVPANLTYQLSKNIQVYAGPYVSALIAANIKRKDENGNTFRDKSIYGDPSNDEKESHYLQKFDFGVNIGAQYQIKQNLAVELKYTHGFLDLFQYANSYTNEDSKHNKIKIFNRGFMASVAYSFK
- a CDS encoding TolC family protein codes for the protein MKKYIKSFFGIIILGSISSLHAQIIDTAFAKQPLDYPTYLSLVGKNNLAYSAEKFNLNIADAEIQTAGIFPNPELGFGWADNGQRRMNMGYGFNSELTWTLELGGKRKARIDVAKNQKELAHLLLDDYFRNLRADATLAFLSGIQNRLLLEVQSSSYQQMKQLAESDNIRFKLGAISEVDARQSKLEAGTMLNDVFAAEAKWKASLSNLSLLLGRSQNDAFIDPKGDFSDFDRDFSLQELILTAQNNRSDLKVALQNKSIASSVLKLAKANRAIDLGLSLGASYASYVRNAIAPTPSTTGINVGVSIPLKFSNNRPGELLAAKYTLQQSEQQYKQTELEIQSEVTQAYFTYIAAQKQVKQFNTGLLKEAKTILDGKIYSYKRGESSILELLTAQKTYNEVQQNYHEVNYEFAAALVELERTAGIWDINF
- a CDS encoding efflux RND transporter permease subunit produces the protein MNKLINTSIKKRMVMATLFLLLGFFGYYSWKQLSVEAYPDIADVTSQVVTQVPGLAAEEVEQQITIPVERALNGLPGMHVMRSKSTFGLSMITIVFDDGIDDYFARARITERLGDVELPYGAVPGLDPLTSPVGEVYRYIIESDHHDLRQLTDLQNFTIIPRIKQVSGVADVTNFGGITTQFQIEVDPRKLEQYNLSLDKVIATIEENNVNAGGSVLPRGDLGYVIRGIGLVKNLEDLGKIVVKTEQGVPIFLNDIGKLKYGNLERKGALGYSDRKRNYSESIEGIVLLLKGQNPSVVLEGVHQAIKDLNNGELPEGVKIHAFLDRTDLVKTTLDTVSHTLLEGVALVIVILIIFLGSWRGALLVAITIPLSLLIAFILMHFTNIPANLLSLGAIDFGIIVDGAIVMMEAILKKKEKKPEEELKEKSIANIAAEVAKPIFFATIIIITAYLPLFAFERVEKKLFTPMAFTVGYALLGALGVALLLIPGLAYMIYRKPQKIYHNKWLEKLTNIYYSRIQKIMSQPKKVFIPLGIILSLTAALSYFVGKDFLPPLDEGSIWLQVQLPSGISVEKSKELSDTLRARTMKHKEVTYIMVQAGRNDDGTDPWTASHFEVSVGIKPYKDWPAGKTKNDLIEELSQEYKKLPGYSVGFSQPMIDGVMDKISGAHSELVVKIYGADFKETRRISDDVMKTLKKVPGAVDLAIDQEPPLPQLQIHANREKIAQYGLNVSKVAELIEVAIGGKAVSQIFIGNKVYDIICRYNDDSRNTPDKIANLMLTSETGAKIPLSQVADIKLSTGESTITREMNKRHLTVKLNVRNRDLNSLLQEAQSSIEKNVKYDHSKYTISWGGQFENQNRAYTRLAFIVPLALTIMFILLYAAFGEFRQAGLLISIVPLALFGGMLALNIRGMTLNVSSAVGFIALFGVAIQNGVLMISHINHLRKEGIDLLQAVIKGAKDRFRPVLMTATVAILGLFPASLATGIGSDVQRPLATVIVYGLLFSTIITLFALPALYYLIERKWGQNFNTQKD
- a CDS encoding efflux RND transporter periplasmic adaptor subunit translates to MMNNTLVKIISNIKTVVVFAVIPFALYSCKNESKDKDDQENTKNYTVSNGIITLVEKSSIKSRLSLLKTSEQSFNLKLTTAGTVKSIPNNLAEIRVPFTGRILKSFVRLGQSVQPGSPIFEFSSPDYSTAQKEYFDSKQELKQAELTKRRQQDLFQHGVGVKSILEEANTEYEIKRSAMLNAAAALKIFNVNPEKASLGKPLVITSPIAGEVVINKMVIGNYSKEDAEPVAIVAELSKVWVVAQVKEKDIRFIHKLDNVEVNVDAFPDKKIIGKVYHINDIVNEETRSIEVLIECDNKNRDLKPGMYATVHLTDAPSSAILLPSKAVLQENDDEFVFVEVGKNKYQKRKIVTQGTSYGKIVVKSGLKAGETIVSNGGIYLLEAK